Within the Megalops cyprinoides isolate fMegCyp1 chromosome 10, fMegCyp1.pri, whole genome shotgun sequence genome, the region TACTGTTGCTCTCTGTTCTTGTGTGTCTTGGTTATAATCAGTCAGttctgtatatatacacacacaattgaAAAGTGAGGTCTGTACTGCAGTGTTTCAGGTGTCCAAACAAGCTCATTGAAGGAGTGCTACGTGTAGCCTAGTAGACCTTTGCTATGAGCTCAGATAAGGAATATACCTATCCAGAACCTGACTTACTCAGTACACTACAGTTACAATAAAAACCAGCTTGACAAACTTTCTCtaatttttcatctttgtttctGTGGAGGGTTTATAACCTGTggagattattttttaaaaatcgaATACCAGTAATCCTGTTTAATTTTCTTCCTGCCTTTCCAGACTATTTTCACATGGAATGTAGTTTCCTGTTTGCTTGGAAAAGGCAGAATtacatcataataataatatattgcCAGATAAGCCTATTAAATTGTATTACATTGCATAAGCCTATGAATAAAGTGGCAACATGATGATTTACATAAAACCACTCCCCACCATGTTAGTCTTTCATTTGTCCTTATTTCTTGTCTAATGTTACTTAAGTAACTTTTATCAAAAGTATTTAATCAGAACTGGAAGGTTAATGAAGGTGTTCTGaaagctgaaagctgaaaattcatctcttcaagctttatctctagtctaccttcctctctatctatcttATCTATCCctgttttctattaaaaaaaagcattctacactagtttagcactcagtatcttactgtcctcttgtagtacttctctaactactcttagcattgtgatgcacttactTAAAAGTCACTCTGAgtaaatgacgtaatgtaatgaaaatccTCAAATGTGTAGGGAGTTCGTTTAGTAAATGAGGTCATGGAACTCACCCCTTTTCTAGCATTCAGAGGATTATAAAACATACTTCACGTCAGTGTGATGAATAAATGCATGGATGCACTGATTTGGCATCCTGCCATTAACGTAAAACATGAGAGTCGGCATTGTCATCTAAATATTGCTGTCACTTGGGTAAAATCCCAGAGGTTAATCATATTTGACAACCTGTTTAGTGGCAGGGGGCACGCAGCACTAATGTGAAAATGAGACAAGGTTAAGATGCTATGTTATGGCATACACAACTCCAAAAGAATAGAATCAAAAGCTCATGCACCTCGCAGCATGAAACAGGattcctcccccctccccccactgaaGACCACAGGAATCGTAACCGTGAAATAACACGACACTACTACAAAGCCCTAATTCACAGCTTGTCATCCGTATGTTTTAAATATGGCCAGTTTCCCATAGGTGCATTTGCACAAAGTTACGGGTTACGTTGTTGGTCAATAAAGGGATTTTAGGAGTTGTGGTCTACTGCTGCCAATGTGGTAGTAATAGGAAAATAATCAGATTGTCAGAAATAGTGCACAGAAATAAACTTAATTTTGCCTGTGTGCGCCAAGATCTGGTTTGGGTGTTTTCGCTTTAGGTTCTTCTTTTCATTGTAGGCAgcttacttttttctttgttcaagACAATTTTTCCAGACGTGTAATTAATACACAGGTGaaacagcatttgttttgttttaaggtactactgctgctgtatgATTGCTGGCAGTATTGAATCAGCCATGAGATATATTCTAGAAGAGATTTCATAGTCAAATACTTCCAACacacaaaattattcaaaacaagTCCTGATTGCAAGTTttattaaaacacttttttttccccaatctgaGAATGTCTCAGccaataaaaaaaggtttttatgagatatgcaattttttttcctaaatcaAGCCATATTTTTTTAGCAAATCAGAGGCTAGTTTAACCTTTTTGGTCCTTTAACCggtttttgttacatttgtatacactatataatataacatataatgtCATGACAATATACAAACAGTTAACggtaaattaattttatgcttttttctgCTCTCAACCCAGCAGACAGGGCTTACTAAAGATATGGTGAAAAAATCTGACACCAGTTTCATAATGAATAGATGTATCAAGCTCaataaaactgcagaaataGTGTGCTTTTcttaactttttattttgttgagacTCACAGTAGTGCATGAAATATACCAAACAAGAATAATAAAATTGTACATTCAACACTTAAAGCTCATCCTCTGGCCCACCCACATCCTGTATTtagcatttgtgtgcattttgccCAGTGTCAAATGGAGGAAGTGGTGTCTGAGCTGAGTCTGCGCTCAAGTGAGGCAGTGAGACTTGGCAACCCTTGCAGTTGTCACCATCATCACCTTTCCTCTACTCTGAACGAGCCTGCAGGACCGCGCTCTCTACGCTGTTGTACCACCTCTCCTCAAAGTCCGAAATGCACAGGCCCGCCAAGCTCTCCCCATCTTGGCTgtcctctctcatcctctccgCCACCAGGTCTCTCCCCATTGCCTGtaagcacagcagcagacacaccCTTTAGCTGGACAACACAGGAGTTAGAGGGACAGTGTCCAACACAGGTTAGAGTGTCCAAAAGGCTGCGGGTTTGAAAACCCCAGGGGATATTGCAGGCAAATAATAAGCAGGTAACACATGGCTTCAGAGAAACCAATAACTATAGTCACCAATCCTTTCGATCCAGCTCTTAAAGTGGTGGCTTGTGCTCCATATGCCCAAAACCTCCCTGCAATGATGTGCCACAGCACGGTACATTGGGGACTTCTGTATATCTGTCCCACACCACAACAGCCCTCCAACAAGCTGGCCTAGTGCAAGGTCCCAACCCACACCCCAGTCACATGCTCCTCACCTCGGTGATCAGTTGGAGCATTGCCTCCTTTGGTTCCAAACATTCCAGCGCCTCCTCGACCTCCTGCAAGGCCTCCCTATTTCTCTGAAGCACAAAGGATGACTGCTGGACCCTCAACATCCGGAGCAAGAGCctgaaggaggggaggggggaaggaaaTCCAAGAGCCTTGTCAGAAACTGCAGCTCCTGACAGAGCAAAACAGGCATCAGCCTGAAAGCACAGGACCGATACACACCCAGTCAAGGCTGTTGCTACAATGAAATTTTCTTAAAAGCTGCCAGCAACAAATGCTATATTcacactgtgtttatttaactGGTGAATTAAGGGCTGTTGGGAACATGAACAGCAAGGGCAGTTAGTGTGTACTATTACAACAGTGTTGGGAACTTGTGCTTGTGAACGGTGGAATTctgctcatttcatttcacctgGTTCTGATGAAGCACATGCAGGCCTGTAGCCACGCCCTCTCCCGCTCCTTGCATTGATCCTGCACTGCTGTGCTGATCCATTCCCTTGTCCTGTGGATGCCTGCAATGTCTTGCTGCACCAGGTCCAACCCTGAACGATGTTCCCCATCCTCCACAAGCTGCTCGGGACCTCCCCGTGAGTTTTGAGCAGTCCCTTCTGGAAGGGTTTGAGCACCCTCACGGTCTCCTCCCTGTTCACGTCCGtctccacagagacagacgCCAGAGCAGGAGACAGCCAAGTGGGACCGAAAGAGTCTGAGATAGTCCCCTGCCAAACTCTTCCAGTGCCAGGGATTGTATGGATGCAGCGAGACAAGCTGCTGCAAGATCCTGACCTCCTTGCTGAGGTCCCCAAAGTGGCGATGGAGGGTCAGCTCCAGGTTTAAAACACAGGTGAGGTGGCAAGTGTTGGTGGCCTCCTTCCTCTGTCCACAGGAAGACATTACCAGAAAGCATTTTCGGGTTATTCAGTGTGAAATCAAACCTGTTTTAAGATGACCCCTTCAGATTATATTAAAAGTTGACACAAGTCCTGCAGTTCTACATCTGAGATTGTAATGAGGACAAAATTTCACTTTTACATATTAAAGTGCATCTTATTTCTGAACATGAAATTTGCTGCTGTTTCAGAACAAATCTGTATTACATCATacaccatttttttccaagacttTGTGTTGACAACTATTTCTCCCATCAAACTATGGATCATACCTCTAAAacgtaaagaaaaaaagaaagaataaatatagTTTAATAAATACTAGTGTCTGTATGTCACGTTATGTCACGTTATTTTGGTTTAAATGAGGCATTTGGGGAATaaatggcaaagaaaaaaacacttaagaTACGAGACAACAAAGACCACtatttcacaaaatgtaatgcTGATCATTCCTAAATCAAATCAGCGCTGACACGTAAATCCACAATGGTTTGTACGTGGATGCATAATCGGGTTTTATGGGAAAGGAGAGGCGGCAAGAACAGTACTCCTGTGAAAGATCCTCACAAGTTTGTCGATGACCTCCAGGGCCTGGTCACGCATGCCCAGGTAACAGTAGCATCGCGCCTGGCCCTCGAGTATGTCGCGTCTTATAGTGAGGTTTCCCTCGGGCACCAAGGAGAGGCAGGTGGAGTAATCATCCAGAGATTTCtaggcacagagacagaccacTTAAAacctgcattaaaaacacagggaaaagtACCTACCGCGAAACCATTTGCTGGTAGCTACAGTAAGTAACTATCCAAATAGGCACACTGAAACTAGCTAATACAGACATGCATCTGGCAGGATGTTTACCTGGTACTCTTTTCGACTGTACGCCAGATCTGCACGAAATTTGAAGACTTTCTGCGTCTCCAACTCATCCTCTGTGGTCACTCGTTCACAAAACCACTGCatcaaaatgaaaggaaaaactACGTTACACTGATACAGCAAGGCAACAACGGCACCTTTTTCTGCGCTAGATGAAGTAATCAGCTGTCCTAATTTAATACAGCTATCTGACATCGCCTTAACTGGCTACATGAAAGATGCACCGCACATCAACAAGAGCTGCATGTTTGGGGTCGAAAAGTCTACAGTAGCAAGTCTAActagttattcatttattcattgctAACCCAGCAGGCGAACTGATATCCACGTTTCACACGGTTAAATATGTATAGTTCTTTGTTGATAGGTTTGTATGTGAAGTGATTTCATGGTAGTCTTTTAGCCAGTGAGCCGTTTACCGATTTATAAAATTCCTTGTGCCGGTGTAACCAGCTAGATAGCTGGATATTCAGTACTCACCTCTGGTTCACAGACTTTTGCAGTGTAGGACGGAAGAGGAATGCAGACCTTATCTCTAGCTTCTTCAAACACGGAGTCATCAAAGGTGCTGCCTAATATCTCCATTAAAAATATACGATTAGAGTCTAACTACATTTGACTTGCTAAGAAACAGTAAAAGCACGGAACCACCGTACCACATCCTGTCCTCATGCAACACCGAAAGTACTGTCCCTCTGTTGTCGAATCAGTGATTCCATCGCCGGAACTTCCATTTTAAACGCATTTAATACAAACCGGAGCTTATTTACAGGATCAGGAATCCCGAAAAGAGTGCACTGGCCAGAGTAATTAATTATCTCTGTTCTTCCAGAACCATTTCTCGTGTAACATAATAAAGATACCGTCAGAAAATATAAGCCTCGACATACCGTTCCACCTGAAATTGTAGTGATACGCTGCTGAACCGCAGACAAAATAATTcactttaaatatgaaaaatgagtaAACACTGCGGTCCTAGTTAGAGAAAGCTGTAGCAGGTTAGCAATATCTCTTCAcctattttgtttatttgtctcaTTCACAGCAGCAGTCTTGTGTGCTTCAGCAGTGATGCTATCCAGATCCAAGCTGTATAAATCCTTGTTCTATCTATGCCAATGTTAATAAAACCAGGTCCTGTGAACTGCGTTTGCTGGCTTTAATCCTTGCAGAGCTATCAATGAATTATGTTTGATAACAACTGAAACTTCACGGGGTggtaaaaatacacagattACTACCTTTACCAAAGTGGGGAGCTCATTTAAGCACTAGGGGGCCTAACCAGAGCATAATCAGGCCCTCATGACAGTGCTGTGTACTGAGCAGAAACCAATAACCGGAGGAGCTCAGTGCATGAGTCTGCCAGCAGGCAGAGCTGAGAGTAAGTAGGGCATGTGTTGCTGAGGGCCAAGCATGCAAGTACAAGGGCTCTCAAGTGGATACAGGCTTCACTTTATGGAGAGAGCCCTGAAGAGCTGTAGGAAATCCATTTAAATTACACCAGAGTCATGAAGTTGAGGCAACATCTTCCACTTAATTAAATTTGTgttgcaaaactgaaaagaaaagagaaaatgaccGGGAAATGCATTACACGAGTGAAGTCGTCtctttaaaattatttgaagCATTTCTTGCAGTTAAAGATCACTTTAATGATAAACACAAAGAGCCATTTTCTGTCCAGTTTATTACACCTCATCTCCAAACACtagcatataaatatatattttgtccaAAGTGAAGGCTATACCTTAAATCATTATTCCATCTTAAATTAACTGTGTTACACAATGCCTACTCTAGGAAATAAAGCTCTTGCCACAAATGACAAAGTGCATTCAAGGGTCCAGAGTATATCCCAGTATTATATATACtgtcatacagtatatcatttatttactgtaatatATGTAAGTATATGTCATATATACAAGTACAAAGTTCCTAATTACCACGTTTGCTCCCACTGATACAGAATTTCCAACTGATATGACCCCAACAGATAACACTTTTTATGAGCTTTTTCAGGATTTCAAACCATCGTTCTAGAAGTGCCACATTCAAAGAAAATCAAGCTAGTGCAAACTTGAACAAGAAAAGAGTTCATGATACAAAGCTAGGCATCCTTCAGCATGTTGAGAAATGACACAGGGGTGGGAGGCAGGGTGTTCAGAGGCAGGTCTGAACTGCACTCTTgtaagagagaaaaggaaaggagaacTTTCTGTCAGCGCTTCACATGCATCTGCTGAAACACAGTACAGGTGCAGCTTTGCTTGGGTGAGCGGGACCGCTCATGGTGCAGGCTCAAGTCAACAGATACAGAGCAGCCCTTGACACTCAGCTCACAAGAATAattatattaacaataataatgataacaataaaaacagaatatcAGTTCAAATCTTAATGTGCTTTCTACCTTTAGTCCCCACGTGACATGTCAGGAACACTCGCTGCATTAGTGAAAAGTGTATGAACACCACGCGGACAAAGCGCAGCTGTAAAGGCTATACTGATTATagatgaaagaataaataaagaaagtataaaaccattaaaaactACCTGTAAAATACAACAGCGCAAAATACTGCATGTACAAAGCAagtgcttgatttctgcctcttcctccGTAATGTGGACTGTAACAGCTGGAGGGTACACTCTAAGAGCACCTGGGACGTCGGCACTGGGGCTATCTGTGACAAGTGAAAAACAAGGCTGAGAGTCAAGTCTAGTAATGTACAGTTACTAGTTCTGTAGAGTACTGCAACATTACTATAGAGAATAGTGCAGCATTACAGTTCCCAGTTCAACAGAGTGAGTACTGCAGCATTACAGTTCCAAGTTCTGTAGACAGTACTGCAACATTACAGTTCTGAAAGAGTACCATAGTATTATATTTCCCAGGTTTTTCCCCACTTCCTGTCACTGAAAACTCAGTCCAAACACATCAGAATGTGATTTTCTTCTTCTGCAGTTCATTTATTCAGACCACTGCGGAACCCATAACCACTGTGATCACGTGGAAAAAAGTCCTTTACAATGTTATTGCTCTGTAACTACGCTATACTATACCAGGCCTATGTGTTTTATTAGCATAcgattaaaacaataaataattggATAAAGTACTTTAAAACACTACAAAGGCTGCAAGTAGACTGGTTtcattgtacagtatgtcaaaATTCTTCCATTATTGCAAGTGTGGCCTCTATACTAGTGATTACTTTTTCTTCTAGAAACATGAATTTCTCTGCGGTATGGCTGCATATCAGGAAACTTGGCATTTGATTTTAGTGGGAGTAACAGTCAATGTGGTTATATATCactggaaaattaaaaacaaaccaaaaaaacacacacagtctacGCTCACATACTCCAATCTAGGAAATAACAGTCTGGAAACAGGCCTGTGGAACAATAGGCAGTAAACAGGCCTCTTCCCAGCATACAAGCACCGTTTCCTAACAGCCCAACACATATTCCCACCTAGGCCTCCAGCAACTGTGAAAACCCCGCCTCTCCATGACTGACTATGAGGtcaccacacactcactgtacTGCTGAGAGCATTCTCACCCCCATGTGTGCAACATAATGAAATCAAAAGGTCTGAACTGAATATTCGTGAAGTGTGGTTAAGCGCTGATCTGTTGGGGGTTAAAATACTGATCAAACTCTCCGTTGTTTGGCTTGTGTCAAACTGCATCCATTTCCAGCTCTGTTCCATGGAGAGAACAGGggagaacagaaacagaacaagGGAAAGGAAATaacaggggacagagagagaacagaacaggggagagagggaacagaacagggaagagagggaagagaacaGGGGAGGAAGGGAACAGAACAGGGGTTGCCGTCTTCAACATTCAGCTTGAGAtgataaaaaacacatttcacacttctCTTTTTTAACGGCACCTGTTATATTCTGTGCTAAGAGAGCTGACTGCCACCTCTTCAGGGTGAAAGTGCAATTGGAATGAGAGCTTGGCCAGCCGAGCAGGAAGTCAGGGCCACCAGCAGTTTTGCCGTGGCACCACAGCTCTGCCAGTGCATTCAGAAACCACTCTGGAGAGAACAGCGCTCCTCTGCATCCAGCCAATTCACTCTACACAGTGGGGCCATCCACACTCCGTCTGCACATCAGTATCCTCCATGTTCCCTCTGAAACACGATCCTGGggagatgcagacagacagatagaaaaAAAGCTGTCTAGGGTTCTCATTTTTAAGTAAACATGTACATCTGCATAACAAATAGTTGAATGTATTTGTGCAGGTCATACCTATACAGTTTCCAGCATTGGTAATATTTACTTTCTTCCTACTAATTTCTATTTGTAGTGCTTGAATGATCAGAAGGTAAAAAACGTGTATACAGGCAAAGTGTCAcgggttaaaagacatttacTGCATTTCAAACCTTAGAACACTATCAATGTATTCCTTTGATCACAACGCCTGATATAAGATCAAAGTGACCGTTTCTGCAGCTCCTCACTGATCTCCAACTAATCCTAACAGGCTGTTTAGGACATCATTTGGGTTTAAATTTCACAGTAGGCCAGAATTTTCAAACAATTCAGTTCTGTGAACTAATACATATTACCCTATTAGTACATAAAATTCAATTATGAGTAACAGAAAATCAAGTGCAAAAGTTTCATGTCCTAATATTTACCTGCAAAGAAAGTTTCTGTTACCATAACAGCGAAAATATTTAAGGTTTATAAATTTATTGACGGTACATGTGCAGTGTAGTGTTTGTCAAACCTCTTCAAAAGTTGACTGTCTGAAAAATTTGAATCAACTGACATTCCAGTGTAAAAATTTAACACCATCAGTCTCATTTGCATATATGAATGTTatgcaaatacatgcatttcttttgtttcttacTATCAAAATGATAGTTTTTGaaactaaaaatattttgaatggcTGTGTATAGGTCATTGCCATGTATGATTTGTTGGATAAACCCAAATAACGGTTTTGTCCCAGACATATCAGTAAGCAAAGTTGTTAAGGTATAGCTTTGGCTCATGCATCAGTAATCAGTACAGAATATTACCGCCCTTTTAaaatgtggagtgtgtgtgtgctgtacctGTTGAGGACAGGGCAGAGCTGTCCCTAATTATGCCTCTGAAACGGATAGCGTTCGCCGGACGCTCTGAGGCGGCTCCCACGCATCGCTGTCGTCTGTCTCGCCAGTTTCGTCATCGTCATCGACGCCGTCTCCCTGCTCCTCAGCCGCCATCTCGCTTTCGCCCTGTGACTCCTcgccttcctcctcctgctcctcgtTCTCCTCCACATCCTCGAAGGGCTGCACACCAGCCTCCTCTCTCCGGTGGACCTCGGCGAACCACTCCCTCACCTGCTCATAGCCCATGTTGGACCTGGATACGAGCTCGTCCAGGTCCTGCTCATTGAGGAACTTGTGCTTCAGGTAGTACTCCTTCAGGATCTCCTTGCCCGTCTTGAACTTCATGGCAGGCGGGGACTTTCCCTGGCCCGAGGACCTCTTGGCCCTCCGCCCCCAGGaccgcccccgcccccggctCCGGacccggccccgccccctcttcCGGCTCACACCACCATTCACAGCTGTGGCGTTCCCACTCTGGTAGTAGAAGTACCACTTCAGGTTGCCATTCTTCCACGCATAGCGGCTGTCCCCAAACCAGTTGACAATGTAGGAGCGAGGCAGGCCGCTCTCCTCCGCCAGCTTGTCGTACTCCTCTGCCGAGGGCCACTGGGTGCGCACGAAGGCGTTCTTCAGCACGTGGAGCTGCTCTGGGGTCTTCTTCCCATTCTTGTCTCTGCTTGCCCTCCGGCTGCCCGGCGGGGTCTGGGCCCCATGtctggagggggggaggggcttggCCACATCGCTACATGCACGCTCCGCTCGGAGTTCGACTGACTCCGCCAGcacctttctcttctctgtgaaCCAGGCATCGATCTCCCGCCGGGTCAGCTTGGTCTCCATCCTCAGGCGGCTCAGCTCCTCATCCGTGGGTGTGTCGCACTTCTGGAAGCTCTCCTCCAGCACAACCAGCTGCTCAGGGGTCTTTTCTTTGAACTTCTGCAGCGTGAAGTCCGGGAAGGGGTTCCACGACTTGTTGCgtgtctccttctccttctccttggGGGGCCCTGGGGGCAGGGGCTCAGGCGTCTCATCGGAGGAGTCAATCACGATCGCGCCTCctccaccactgccaccaccgCCGCTGCCGCTGCCATCGTTGAAGACAAGCACATGGCTGTTCTTGGAGTTGCGCTGGTTGTAGCGGGTGTCACTGAACCACTTCTTGATCTCGCCCTTGGTGAGGCCCGTGAGCTTCATCAGCCGGGCAATCTCGGCATCACTGGCAAAGTGGTTCTTCAGGTAGCTGGCCTTGAGCTCGGCCAGCTGCTCCTTGGACTTCTTGACCCGTGCGCCAAAGTGGTCCCCGCTGAGGGCGGCACTCTCCTGCGGCGTGGGCGGAGGGGGCTGGACGGTGGTCGCCCTCTTGGTCTCCGATGCTGATGGGGCCGCCGGGGCTGATGGGCCAGGGGCGGGCTTGGCAGCCGGCGGCGCTTGGCCGGGGACACCTGCCACTGCCAGGGTGATGGGCGCAGTCACGGGGAAGCCGCCGGGGCCGCCCACCTGCGTGAGCACCAGGCCCGGCTGCCCCATGATCTGGCAGGTCTGGAGGACGGACTGCAGCCCATTGGCCTCAGCCGAGAGGTGGGCAGGGATGACAGTGATGGTCTGGGGCACGGTGTGAACCGTGCCGTTGAACTGCTTCCTCCgtgcctcctccacctcctcggGTGTCCAGCTCACCCCGTGCTTCAGCCGCTGGGCTGAGAACCAGATCTTCACCTGCTCCTCCGCGTACTTTGTCTGGGCAGCCAGCCCGGCAATCTCCGACGCTGATGGGTACGGGAACTTATTGTAGGTGCTGACCAGCAGAGCGTTGTTGTCCATTGCGCTGTTGTAGGTGGGGATGCTGCTGACGGGGATCAGGAGCTGCGTCTGGGCATTCTGGTGTGCCTGGAGGGCTGACAGGATCTGGGCCAGGCCTGCTGGGAGCACCGTGGCTGGGCCGGCGGCGGCAGCACCCTTCTTCAGCTCCCCCTGGGCAGGATTGGGGTTGCTGACAATGACACTGGGCTTGGGTGGGTCGAGGAGGGGCAGGGCCTCGGCCGGGGGTGGGTCCTCTCGCTCCAGCCCGCCCTCGTCGGCCACCTTGTGTGAGACAGCGATCCGCTTGGGCTCCGAGCGGCCCTTCATCTTCATGATGGGTGTCTTGCTCAGGGAGATGCCGTGGATAGCAAAGTCCTCACCCTCCACCAGGCCGCTGTCTAGGGTGGAGTCACCCGTTGCCCTCTCGGGAGCGCCCCGCCCACTCCCAGCACGCCGCGCCCGTGTGGTGAGGTCCTCCCCCGGGTGGCGGCGTGCCACATGCTCGGAAAGAGCATCGCGGCGCTTGGTCGCAAAGCCGCACCCTGCGCAGGCATAGTATGGCTCGAGGGATGCACCGGGGTGCTCCGAGTCAGTGTGGAGCGTGAGCGCGCCGAGCTCCGGTGTCTGGTAGCCGCAATGGCCACACCGGTACTCCCCATCCACCAGCCTGGGCTCTGTTGCTCTGGCATGGCGCTCACCGTCCCGCTCACCGTCCTCGCCTGCCTCGTTTTCGGCGGGGACTGTGGCACTCT harbors:
- the zgc:101716 gene encoding uncharacterized protein C8orf76 gives rise to the protein MEILGSTFDDSVFEEARDKVCIPLPSYTAKVCEPEWFCERVTTEDELETQKVFKFRADLAYSRKEYQKSLDDYSTCLSLVPEGNLTIRRDILEGQARCYCYLGMRDQALEVIDKLRKEATNTCHLTCVLNLELTLHRHFGDLSKEVRILQQLVSLHPYNPWHWKSLAGDYLRLFRSHLAVSCSGVCLCGDGREQGGDREGAQTLPEGTAQNSRGGPEQLVEDGEHRSGLDLVQQDIAGIHRTREWISTAVQDQCKERERAWLQACMCFIRTRLLLRMLRVQQSSFVLQRNREALQEVEEALECLEPKEAMLQLITEAMGRDLVAERMREDSQDGESLAGLCISDFEERWYNSVESAVLQARSE
- the LOC118785014 gene encoding zinc fingers and homeoboxes protein 1-like, with amino-acid sequence MASRRKSTTPCMVLPSDAVEQDPDMEVTEGEEGAESAAEAPLESATVPAENEAGEDGERDGERHARATEPRLVDGEYRCGHCGYQTPELGALTLHTDSEHPGASLEPYYACAGCGFATKRRDALSEHVARRHPGEDLTTRARRAGSGRGAPERATGDSTLDSGLVEGEDFAIHGISLSKTPIMKMKGRSEPKRIAVSHKVADEGGLEREDPPPAEALPLLDPPKPSVIVSNPNPAQGELKKGAAAAGPATVLPAGLAQILSALQAHQNAQTQLLIPVSSIPTYNSAMDNNALLVSTYNKFPYPSASEIAGLAAQTKYAEEQVKIWFSAQRLKHGVSWTPEEVEEARRKQFNGTVHTVPQTITVIPAHLSAEANGLQSVLQTCQIMGQPGLVLTQVGGPGGFPVTAPITLAVAGVPGQAPPAAKPAPGPSAPAAPSASETKRATTVQPPPPTPQESAALSGDHFGARVKKSKEQLAELKASYLKNHFASDAEIARLMKLTGLTKGEIKKWFSDTRYNQRNSKNSHVLVFNDGSGSGGGGSGGGGAIVIDSSDETPEPLPPGPPKEKEKETRNKSWNPFPDFTLQKFKEKTPEQLVVLEESFQKCDTPTDEELSRLRMETKLTRREIDAWFTEKRKVLAESVELRAERACSDVAKPLPPSRHGAQTPPGSRRASRDKNGKKTPEQLHVLKNAFVRTQWPSAEEYDKLAEESGLPRSYIVNWFGDSRYAWKNGNLKWYFYYQSGNATAVNGGVSRKRGRGRVRSRGRGRSWGRRAKRSSGQGKSPPAMKFKTGKEILKEYYLKHKFLNEQDLDELVSRSNMGYEQVREWFAEVHRREEAGVQPFEDVEENEEQEEEGEESQGESEMAAEEQGDGVDDDDETGETDDSDAWEPPQSVRRTLSVSEA